Proteins encoded by one window of Candidatus Binatia bacterium:
- a CDS encoding alpha/beta fold hydrolase yields the protein MGARSKTRILATYLAAAMLAACSDAPAPPTPEIAWHDCDPSVSDPDSIKQLGERLQCATVAVPLDHDDPRKGTIDFALSRVAAGDPSRRRNAIFVNPGGPGGDGLRLGVRIGALFALADPSTPLGAQLRRVSDEYDVIGFSPRGVGSSTNLTCHSDEPYRVAFLPTVLFTPENLAASYENQLLNARACQANPLTPYINTDAVVRDMDLVRRALGDEKLSYLGYSYGTWLGIWYASRFPERVDRMVIDSVFDYATGTLTTIGLNQPPALQFVLDEIVSPYAATKDATFGLGTSPQEIRGIFGSLPVELQTVLSGELYLRLFSQRRADEVVVQLGAAKGVAEVMREFPDAPPDEVMRRIAERRFAPDDAIDQQMREAAEALFFWALELEQEDTEPVEVPADTAVNIAVVCNDTPSPTDPAYWNQQIAELREVAPAFFGGLNCTDEWGGPTVVQPDVDRARRVPNILMVQDQYDPATPLAGALATYELLGNASLIYNTRSYTHGVFPTNEACVDGAVADFFVADEIPGHFVLECEGKGLLDGAPAAAARAASAPGSELPEVLRAQAVRGESGDASGAYLDPELASALVQQIHDEIRDA from the coding sequence AAGACGAGGATCCTCGCGACTTACCTGGCCGCGGCCATGCTGGCCGCGTGCTCGGACGCACCCGCGCCGCCGACGCCGGAGATCGCGTGGCACGATTGCGATCCGTCGGTCAGCGATCCGGACAGCATCAAGCAGCTCGGCGAGCGGCTCCAGTGCGCGACGGTTGCGGTGCCGCTCGATCACGACGACCCGCGCAAGGGCACGATCGACTTCGCGCTGTCGCGCGTCGCGGCGGGCGATCCGTCGCGGCGACGCAACGCGATCTTCGTGAACCCCGGCGGCCCGGGCGGCGACGGCCTCCGCCTCGGGGTGAGGATAGGAGCGCTCTTCGCCCTGGCCGATCCGTCGACGCCGCTCGGCGCCCAGCTGCGGCGGGTCTCGGACGAGTACGACGTGATCGGCTTCTCGCCGCGCGGGGTGGGCTCGAGCACGAATCTGACCTGCCATTCCGACGAGCCCTATCGCGTGGCGTTCCTGCCCACGGTCCTCTTCACGCCGGAGAACCTGGCCGCGAGTTACGAGAACCAGCTTCTCAACGCGCGGGCGTGCCAGGCGAACCCGCTCACGCCGTACATCAACACCGACGCGGTCGTGCGCGACATGGACCTCGTCCGTCGGGCGCTCGGTGACGAGAAGCTCAGCTACCTCGGCTATTCGTACGGCACCTGGCTCGGCATCTGGTACGCGAGCCGCTTTCCCGAGCGCGTCGACCGCATGGTGATCGACAGCGTCTTCGACTATGCGACGGGGACGCTCACGACCATTGGCCTCAATCAGCCGCCTGCACTGCAATTTGTGCTTGACGAGATCGTCAGCCCGTACGCCGCGACGAAGGACGCGACCTTCGGGCTCGGCACGTCGCCGCAGGAGATCCGCGGCATCTTCGGCTCGCTGCCGGTCGAGCTGCAGACCGTGCTGAGCGGCGAGCTCTACTTGAGGCTGTTCTCGCAGAGACGCGCGGACGAGGTGGTCGTCCAGCTCGGTGCGGCGAAGGGCGTCGCCGAGGTGATGCGCGAGTTCCCCGACGCGCCGCCGGACGAGGTAATGCGGCGCATCGCCGAGCGCCGCTTCGCACCGGACGATGCGATCGATCAGCAGATGCGCGAGGCAGCCGAAGCGCTGTTCTTCTGGGCCCTCGAGCTCGAGCAGGAGGACACCGAGCCGGTAGAGGTCCCTGCGGACACTGCGGTCAACATTGCGGTGGTCTGCAACGACACCCCGTCGCCCACCGATCCGGCGTACTGGAACCAGCAGATCGCGGAGCTGCGTGAGGTCGCGCCCGCGTTCTTCGGGGGGCTCAACTGCACGGACGAGTGGGGCGGGCCGACGGTCGTGCAGCCGGACGTGGATCGCGCTCGGCGCGTGCCGAACATCCTCATGGTGCAGGACCAGTACGACCCCGCGACGCCGCTCGCGGGCGCGCTCGCGACCTACGAGCTGCTCGGCAACGCGAGCCTGATCTACAACACGCGCTCCTACACGCACGGCGTGTTTCCCACGAACGAAGCCTGTGTCGACGGTGCGGTCGCGGACTTCTTCGTCGCGGACGAGATCCCCGGGCACTTCGTCCTCGAGTGCGAGGGCAAGGGGCTGCTCGACGGCGCGCCTGCCGCCGCGGCGCGCGCGGCGAGCGCGCCCGGGAGCGAGCTGCCGGAGGTGCTGCGCGCGCAGGCGGTGCGCGGCGAGAGCGGCGACGCGAGCGGGGCGTACCTCGACCCGGAGCTGGCAAGCGCGCTCGTGCAGCAGATCCACGACGAGATCCGCGACGC